The Tenrec ecaudatus isolate mTenEca1 chromosome 17, mTenEca1.hap1, whole genome shotgun sequence sequence GAAGGGTGGCCGTGTCAGAATTTCTGGAGTATGTTAAGGCTTGGATTTCATTAGAAGGTGTAGTTTCATCCACTGGTAGAAGACTGGGTCAGTGCTTCAGAAGTGCAACAGCTGGAGTAAGAGCCTAAGATTCTGATCATCATCCAAAGTTGGCTCAAAATTTTGTGAGAGCTAAAGTttggcggtttgaatccacctCTTCCACTTCCAAAGAAATACTTGGGAATGTGCCTCCTTAAATATTAGCCTCAAGTCAAACTTTGAAACAGTTGGTCTTGATCATTGCCATGTGGTTGCCATGTGGTGAGATAGACTGGAAAGCAATGGATTTAAAGATATCTGGGCAAGGTAGTTCTTTTCCAGGACAGCGCTCGAGTCTAGGAAGAATCAAGGGCCAGGCAGCAGAATTCTAAAGCTCAATCATGGCCAAGATTAGAGCCCAGGACCTTCACGGCAAGAAGAAGGAAGTGCTGCTCAAACAGCTTAATGACCTGAAGGTGGAGTTATCGCAGCTGCACATTGCCAAAGTGACAGGGGGCGGTTGTCCAAGCTCTCCAAAATCCGAGTTGTCTGCAAATCCATTGTTCGAGTTCTCACCATCATCAACCAGACTCAAAAGGAGAACCTCAGGAAGTTCTACAGGGGTAAGAAGTACAAGCCCCTGGATCTGCGGCCCAAGAAAATGCGAGCCATGTGCCGCCGCCTCAACAAGCACGAGGAGAGCCTGAAGACCAGGAAGCAGCAATGGAAGGAGCGGCTGTACCCACTGCGCAAGTACGCAGTCAAGGTCTGAGCCTTGAACATCAATAAAACAAACTGAgcggttaaaaaaaaaatgaatcaaGGGACACACGTATTTCCAGGTGGTCTGAGAGTTCTTAGAACACACAATAGTGCTCATAGAGTTTGGGAGTCCAAAGGTTGAGCAAGTATTAGGCAACCTGTTAATATGACACTTTTGAGGAGCAAAGGGATCACTACAGGAGATTAAAATTTCCTCATTGAAGATTGTCTAGGTGCTTCTGTGtttcctgaggctgggggagtccAAGGCACAATCACATTTGACAAGAACTCCAGTTTAGCTAAACTCTCAGCAAGAACACCTTTGCTGGTGACAACCTTCCAGGATTTAGGAAGGGAAGCTCCATGGAGTCCGTCCCCAGAGATCATAGTCTGAGGGCAGGATTTTAGAAGCATAAGAGTGGTCCATCGCAATAGCGTTGAGGAGGTCAGAAGGGACCATACTGTGCTCAGCAGCATAGCTGGAGAATGGTCTAGAAGTCAAAGACTCATTGGGAGGACTCATCACAAGCATGTCCAGCAGATTCACTGAGATGTTGTCCAGTGACAGCAGGCAGGGTCCAGGGTGCATTGGAGAATCAGGATTCAGTGGGGGTCCCAAGGGCTGAAGATCAGGGTCACAGCAGCACCCAGACGCTTTAGCAGGATGCTGGATCTCAAAACTAAAAGGGGCAGGGTCATCTATTGATGGACAATCCTCAGGCAGTGGCTGTGTGGGCAGGTGCACAAGTGGGAGTGCTTTGTGCCTCTTGCCTCTGGGTTCCATGGACTGCTGTTGGGCATCCAGGTCCTGGTGATGCCTAGCTGGAGTCTCCTTTGGTGGAGGCTGGAGATACTGAGCAGATGGAACTGAGGTGAGAAGTGGGGAGATGCTGGATTCCGCAGGAATGCTGTCCATGAAGACAGGTGTCTCAGACCGAACTGCCGAGCTGCCCTCCCAGGAGGGGTGTGTGGGACGAGGACACACCCGGGCACAACCCCCGAACCCACTGTCTGCAGCCAGTATCTGAGAACAAGGCCTGGCCCTGCGGGGCTTGACGGACCGGAGACGCCCATGAACCATCACACATGCCCGGGCTTCCTTCCAGGCCGTCCACTCTGGGCTAGTTAGTGCTGTGGGCGCCACGTGGTCCACGGAGGTGTGGtccctgccctgtttccacaGTTCATAGTACCCGGGTTGCAGAATGCGCACAAAGGCGTCCATGGGAAACATGACCCTGGCTTCGCCGCAGCTGCACTGAGAAGCCGCTTTACCATAATTAACCCACCGCAGGGTGGCGAAATTGATAGATTCCGCGCAGTTGAAGCCGTGATTGAAGCCAGCGTGGTAGCTGTATGGGAATGTGACCATGAACTCGCCTGCTTCCTGCGTGATCCGATCAAAGGGAATGTCGTTCGCCCTGAGGACTCTGGGTGAgatgagggccaccttgtgcCGCAGAAAGTTCGCGCAGCCACTGGAGGTGCCAGGGAAAAGCTCCCTGGCCAGTCTCTCCAGGCAGGCTCCGTGCTCAGGGGGCACCGCATACCACGTTTTGGGGTCCCCGAAGTGCAGGTAATTGATGCTGTACAGATCCATGGCCTCAGTGTGCCAAGTGGAGGTGGTCTTCCAGAGGCCAAAGTACAGAGAAGGGGTGTTGACGCCTTTGATGACAACTCCACACTCCTGTTCCAGCAGATCCTGGATCGTTCCCAGGTGCCTGAGGTTCCAATGCTCAGTCTTTTCACTAAACAAAGAGCCACATACCCCAgccccataaatgggagaatCGTACGGGCGTGTCTTCCAATATGTTCGTTCCAAATCCTCAACATCCAGGTGTGTGGGAGTGCGATATCTGTCAGTGTTGGACAAGTGGCGATACTCCTCCACGGTCATGGATTTCTTCGTTTTATGAtactgcaaaaagacacctgcctGCCCCGTAACTACCTGCTGCACGGGACTGGCTATGAGGATGTCATCCACATCATCATAGTTTTGTCTAGCTGTCCACTGCTTGGGTGGGATTACCTTAGCCAGGCCTGCACGGTGGGCACCTTGGGATTCCATATGAACTATGTACTTGTTGAAATCCTTAAATTCTTCCATGGTAGGCTGAAAAGTCATGACTTTAAAACTTGAGTTCTGGCTTCGATAATCCTGAGACTTCATGGCTGCAAAATAAAAAGGTCAGAAAACCTGGTTCTCATGGATGCTCTGTGTATCTTGGAATGCTGTGCTCTTGTTTCTTTATCTCTCAGAAAATCTCTTGCAGTGTATTGATGTATCCGTGAGAGCAAAACACTCTCTCCAGGTGTGTTGATTCACCAATAGAATTCTACTATGGTAGACAACTATTGTTTTCCCTCAAAGAGACAGGACTTGTCCACATGGAGTGTGTTTTCCCAGATTGCTCCTGGCTCAGTATGCTgctctggaattgactcaattggAAGGGTATCTCTATTTTTTGATACTTAATTTCAGTTGCAATCCTAGGCAATTTCCAATTTCACTAACAAGAAGTGCctcatggaatttttaaaaagtaaatataaaGACAATAATTCAGAAACATTCAACAAaaatcaggggtgtcaaactcaattaaagcacgggccatttggtgcaacaggcaagattgaagtggccacatcacatttacaaattttgttcaatttttattttgaagtgaggatttaggaatatggataggataattaaaacactatataaatgtttttattta is a genomic window containing:
- the LOC142430541 gene encoding lysine-specific demethylase 4D-like, whose amino-acid sequence is MKSQDYRSQNSSFKVMTFQPTMEEFKDFNKYIVHMESQGAHRAGLAKVIPPKQWTARQNYDDVDDILIASPVQQVVTGQAGVFLQYHKTKKSMTVEEYRHLSNTDRYRTPTHLDVEDLERTYWKTRPYDSPIYGAGVCGSLFSEKTEHWNLRHLGTIQDLLEQECGVVIKGVNTPSLYFGLWKTTSTWHTEAMDLYSINYLHFGDPKTWYAVPPEHGACLERLARELFPGTSSGCANFLRHKVALISPRVLRANDIPFDRITQEAGEFMVTFPYSYHAGFNHGFNCAESINFATLRWVNYGKAASQCSCGEARVMFPMDAFVRILQPGYYELWKQGRDHTSVDHVAPTALTSPEWTAWKEARACVMVHGRLRSVKPRRARPCSQILAADSGFGGCARVCPRPTHPSWEGSSAVRSETPVFMDSIPAESSISPLLTSVPSAQYLQPPPKETPARHHQDLDAQQQSMEPRGKRHKALPLVHLPTQPLPEDCPSIDDPAPFSFEIQHPAKASGCCCDPDLQPLGPPLNPDSPMHPGPCLLSLDNISVNLLDMLVMSPPNESLTSRPFSSYAAEHSMVPSDLLNAIAMDHSYASKILPSDYDLWGRTPWSFPS